Within the Terriglobia bacterium genome, the region ACCCGCTGTAATCGATCCGAATGCATATACGCCAGAATTCAAGGGCTTCCTTGTGAAGCTCGAGAAAGCGTAAAGGAGGCCTGAGATGAGCGATCGTGAGACGCTGCAAGTTCAAAGGATCTCGGGCCACCCCGGCCCGGTTCCCGGTGCTGGAACACAACGTGGGGAGAGGGTCTGCAAACTGATCGACACGACAACCTGCATCGGATGTAAAGCTTGCGAGGTCGCGTGCGTCGAGTGGAACGACATGCCGTTCCAACCAACGATGTTCGACAACACCTACCAGACGATGCCGGATACCCACTGGAATTATTGGAACCTCATCAAGTTCAATGAGGTGAGCAATAGCGACGGTTCGTTCCAGTGGCTGATGCGCAAGCACCAGTGCATGCACTGTGCCGACCCCGGTTGCATGGCCGCGTGTCCCGCTGACGGGGCGATCGTCCAATACCAGAATGGCATCGTCGATTTTCGGCAGGACAACTGCATCGGTTGCCAGTTTTGCGTTTCCGGCTGTCCGTTCAACGTCCCGAAATTCAACACTTCCACGAAAAAGGTCTACAAATGCACGCTCTGCTCGGATCGTGTAGGTCAGGGCCTCGAACCAGCCTGCATCAAGGCATGCCCTACTGGATGCCTCCACTTCGGAACGAAAGAAGACATGCTCATGCTCGCTAACAGGCGCGTGAAGCAACTGCAGGAGCATTCGGACTTCAAAGATGCGGGCGTCTACGATCCCCAGACTATTGGCGGCACCTCCGTCGTCTACGTGCTCCACGACGCCAAGAACCCGGAAAAGTATGGCGGCCTCCCTTCGAATCCGAGTATTCCACCGAGCTTTACGATTTGGAAAGACTGGTTCAAGCCCCTTGGTCTGATCGCGTCGATGGCGGTTTTCGCTGGTGTCATTCTCCATTACGTAACGGAAGGCCCGCGTCGAGTCCAACCGCAACCTCCGGTGAAGGAAATCGATGGCGGTGACGCGAGGAAGGAGAACTAGGTGGCGACACGAGCGCAGAACCTCAATCGCAAGCCGGACCACTTAATCAACCGCATTGGCGTGACTGTTGTCTACCAGGGCGAGCTGCTGCGCCATCGCGCCTACACTCGCTTCCTGCATTGGGGTTATGGGATTTTCTTCTTCCTGGCGTTGTTGTCGGGATTTGGCATTTACATGCCGTGGATATTCCGATGGTTCACCCCGCTGTTTGGCGGAGGTGCCATGACCCGCCTGTTGCATCCCTGGTTTGGACTGGGCTTTGTCTTCTTTTTTGGCCTTCAGGCACTCAACTGGGCTTCGGCAATGAAGTGGGGCGCGGGCGACACTCACTGGATACGACAACTAAGTGCCTATATAACTCATCGCGACGCCGTCGAGCCACCTGACGTGGGTTTCTTCAACGCCGGACAAAAGGTTCAGTTCTGGGAGATTGTCGGCGGGTCCATAGCCTATCTGGTCACTGGGATAATCATGTGGTTCCCCGAGATCTTCGGCCGTATCTTAGTCGCGATCAGTTATGTGATTCATGACATCTCTGCCCTGATCATGCTTGCAGGCATATTTGTCCATATCTATCTAAGCACTTTCGGCGAGCCGGGCACGATTCAGGCGATGACCCGCGGCACGGTGAGTGAACCGTGGGCATGGACTCATCATCCAGCTTGGTACAAAGATGTAACCGGACGAGAACCGAAGGAAGCCCTCGAAGAAGCGCGCCGTCAAATTGAGAGCCAGCGTTGACTCTCGCCAATCGACAGTCCCTCTGAGACCGGGCGCCTGCCGAACCCTGATCCCAGTGAGCTGTTTGAAGCGATTGAACTATGGGCGGGTCTGGTTGATAGGGGCCAAAGCTTCATGGGATGCTTTGCGCGAAATCAGCCCAAAGCCTTTGGCTCTCGCTGATTTCTGCAGAGCACGCAGCTCCATTTGGGACTGGGTGCCACGTTTTGTTCTATTCGCAAATTCTGCTAAAGCAAGTTCGTCCGCAAACTCGACACCGACAAATTGATAGCGGTGTGCATCACTGGCTACATGGCGAAACAGCGGGCCTGCCGCTTCTGGATGGTCGGAGCCCAGGAGGACGCGTCCGGAAGCTAATTCGAACTCTAAGCGAAGCAATCGGTTTTGACTCTCCTTCCCGAGCCGTTGAGCTGCTTCTATTTCCCTTTGAGCTTCGCCTTCCTTGCCTTGAGCAAGTAACGCGTCGACGAGCACGGTTGTGGCATTAAGTTCGTCGTCAGCTTGTCGATCCTCATGAAATTGTTCTCTGCACGCGCGCACCGCTGCTTCGGCGTTCTGAGCCTGACCTTCCTCAATGGCGAGTTTAGCCAGCGAGACGCGACTTTCGGCTGCATTCTGTTTTCTCCCGCTTGAGTCCTGAGCGCGAGTGCTTCTTCGTATCGCTTCCGTGCCAACGTAAGATCACCCCGATCCAAAGCGAGATCCCCCATTCCGCTTAGCACATATGCGGTTGCATCCTTATCTTCGATTTTCCGCGCAATAACTTCCGCTTGCTGGTACGCTGCCTCCGCTTTGTCGAGTTCGCCATTTTGTCGCCAGATGTCTCCCAGGCTGTCAAGGTTAAGTACCACACCTTCCTTGTCATCGACAGCTTGATATTCCGGAATGGACTCCTCCAACAGTTTTTTCGCTTCCATCAGATCGCCTTGGGAAATCCGATTATCAGCGAAATCACTGAGGGCGGTTGCAACGCCGTCCCTATTGCCAACCTGGCGGAATTTCTTCACCGCTTGCTGAAACATTTGTGCAGATTCTGCGAGATTGCCCTGCGCAAAATAGAGGGCCGCCAGATCGGTGCGCATCATGGCTTCGCCATTGGGATCCTTGGCTGCAAGCGAGCCTTTAAGGGCACTTCGACAGATTTCGATCGCTTCGGTGGATGCACCTACAGCGGGCTCCTGCTGACAGAGAATGCCGTACGTCCGACTGACAATCACCGGCGATCCTTGTGCGGTCGCCTTTTCGATGGCCAGATTCGCTGCGGCACGGGCCTTTGTAAAGTCTCTATTGATCCATGCGGAAGCCTCTGTCATATCAATTCGCGCATCGTCGCCCAGGGGCGGTGGAAGGTGTCGCAAAGCTGCTAACGTCTGCAGCGAGTCCGCCGCACTGAGATGCATCTGAGCCGAGGCGAATAAGAGACCATAATCCAGATTGTCTGGGAAAAGCCGGAACAGAGAGCGATACGTCTCAACAGCTTCTGGCCATTCTTCGATGGTCCTCTGATATTGTCCTTCGACCAGAAGCTGCTGTTCTTGTGACAGATGATTCGAGAGTTCCAGCGCCCGTCGAGCCTCCACACGAGCTTTGGCATCATAGCCGATGTGCCACCACACATCGGATAGAGCGGCGTGGGCAAGCGGGAAATCCGGGTCCGCAGCGATTGCTTTATTAAGTAAATCGCGTGCCGCAAAGTAATCGTATGCCCATAATCTTGCTCGACCTTCGGCATAGAGGCGGGCTGCCTTTTCGTTGGATGGAAGAGCTGCCCTCGTGGCAATTTCGATTCCCTCGGACGGTGCAGCTTCACCGAGACTTCGCCGTAGTTTGCCACCCAAATCAGCAACCAGGTTGAAGAGGTCGTTTTCGTCACCCGATACGGATTCCTCCGCGATAGTTTGCCCGCGAGCGGTGTCTTGAACGCGAACGTCAAGACGAATCCTCCGCTTGGGGTCGGCCGGAATCATCGTGTAGGAACCGACCACGACCACATCGGCGCCCGGATTGATCCGCAACTTCTGCCAAGTGGATTTGCTAAGTGAATCTTCGATACTGAGCGGCAGATCACTTTGGACCCGCGCCACATCCTCTCCCGGGACCATGCGGAGTTCTCCGCCTGCGGCCAGTTCTGTATTCAGCATTTCGCAGAAGGCCGAGGAGAGCCAGTTGTCCTCTGGACGGCCGGGCAAATTGCGGAAGCCAAGCACCGCGACCGAACGACGTACATGTATTCGCGGAATTGTGGTTCCGGCCCGGGCGGCGGTGGGAAGCGAAGCTCCATGCCGCGGGCGGACAGCATATAACACCATGCCAACCAGGAACAATATTAGAGCGGCTATGAACACCGAGTGCGTTGCCCGGTATGGATTGGGTTGGGATGCCGACACAGCTGGTGTC harbors:
- the fdxH gene encoding formate dehydrogenase subunit beta, which codes for MSDRETLQVQRISGHPGPVPGAGTQRGERVCKLIDTTTCIGCKACEVACVEWNDMPFQPTMFDNTYQTMPDTHWNYWNLIKFNEVSNSDGSFQWLMRKHQCMHCADPGCMAACPADGAIVQYQNGIVDFRQDNCIGCQFCVSGCPFNVPKFNTSTKKVYKCTLCSDRVGQGLEPACIKACPTGCLHFGTKEDMLMLANRRVKQLQEHSDFKDAGVYDPQTIGGTSVVYVLHDAKNPEKYGGLPSNPSIPPSFTIWKDWFKPLGLIASMAVFAGVILHYVTEGPRRVQPQPPVKEIDGGDARKEN
- a CDS encoding formate dehydrogenase subunit gamma, which produces MATRAQNLNRKPDHLINRIGVTVVYQGELLRHRAYTRFLHWGYGIFFFLALLSGFGIYMPWIFRWFTPLFGGGAMTRLLHPWFGLGFVFFFGLQALNWASAMKWGAGDTHWIRQLSAYITHRDAVEPPDVGFFNAGQKVQFWEIVGGSIAYLVTGIIMWFPEIFGRILVAISYVIHDISALIMLAGIFVHIYLSTFGEPGTIQAMTRGTVSEPWAWTHHPAWYKDVTGREPKEALEEARRQIESQR
- a CDS encoding tetratricopeptide repeat protein, with the translated sequence MLGFRNLPGRPEDNWLSSAFCEMLNTELAAGGELRMVPGEDVARVQSDLPLSIEDSLSKSTWQKLRINPGADVVVVGSYTMIPADPKRRIRLDVRVQDTARGQTIAEESVSGDENDLFNLVADLGGKLRRSLGEAAPSEGIEIATRAALPSNEKAARLYAEGRARLWAYDYFAARDLLNKAIAADPDFPLAHAALSDVWWHIGYDAKARVEARRALELSNHLSQEQQLLVEGQYQRTIEEWPEAVETYRSLFRLFPDNLDYGLLFASAQMHLSAADSLQTLAALRHLPPPLGDDARIDMTEASAWINRDFTKARAAANLAIEKATAQGSPVIVSRTYGILCQQEPAVGASTEAIEICRSALKGSLAAKDPNGEAMMRTDLAALYFAQGNLAESAQMFQQAVKKFRQVGNRDGVATALSDFADNRISQGDLMEAKKLLEESIPEYQAVDDKEGVVLNLDSLGDIWRQNGELDKAEAAYQQAEVIARKIEDKDATAYVLSGMGDLALDRGDLTLARKRYEEALALRTQAGENRMQPKVASRWLNSPLRKVRLRTPKQRCARAENNFMRIDKLTTNLMPQPCSSTRYLLKARKAKLKGK